One Setaria italica strain Yugu1 chromosome II, Setaria_italica_v2.0, whole genome shotgun sequence DNA segment encodes these proteins:
- the LOC101770789 gene encoding aldose 1-epimerase-like → MILNHAIQIFVSGDGNGMILNHAIQIFVSGVTPVASDLIPTGVVAPVARTPFDFHIPAMPGAHIVEVEGGYDINYVLDGAADGKGVQKVAMVNKADSGWVMELWANQPGLQFCTGNFLKGDEGKGGTVYAKHGGLCLEMQVYPDAVHKLGFHAKERR, encoded by the coding sequence ATGATCCTCAACCATGCCATCCAGATCTTTGTATCCGGCGATGGCAACGGCATGATCCTCAACCACGCCATCCAGATCTTTGTGTCCGGCGTGACACCTGTTGCCAGCGACCTCATCCCGACCGGCGTTGTCGCGCCTGTCGCCAGGACGCCATTCGACTTCCACATCCCCGCCATGCCCGGCGCGCACAtcgtggaggtggagggagggTACGACATCAACTATGTCCtcgacggcgcggcggacggGAAGGGGGTGCAGAAGGTGGCGATGGTGAACAAGGCGGACTCCGGGTGGGTGATGGAGCTGTGGGCCAACCAGCCCGGGCTCCAGTTCTGCACGGGCAACTTCCTCAAGGGCGATGAGGGCAAGGGCGGCACCGTCTATGCCAAGCACGGTGGGCTGTGCCTGGAGATGCAGGTCTACCCGGACGCCGTGCACAAGCTGGGGTTCCATGCCAAGGAAAGAAGATAG